From the Spiroplasma chrysopicola DF-1 genome, one window contains:
- a CDS encoding riboflavin kinase, which yields MKILNWTEPNLAEEKVACLGFFDGIHPGHLKLLEKVGTIKTSTNNKSLFFTLSKRITDFFNNNQTAIISNKAKQDIIAQIGFDYYLSVLVSEEFLALSWFDFLDILKERFNVVKVVVGSDFCFGKDRLGDVDKLISYFGADNVTIVSRDLNYSSSTIRKLLQEHQIIAANKMLFQKYQVTGVVEKGDQQGRLINFPTANHYLQNKLLIPYGVYVSTVIYQDKQYQGMTCYWNKNGQERVETYLLNFDGDLYCQELTIIFEDYLRYNIKVNSLAELKITLEEDLKNTIDFFQNKA from the coding sequence ATGAAAATCTTAAATTGAACAGAACCTAATTTAGCAGAAGAAAAAGTAGCATGTTTAGGGTTTTTTGATGGGATTCATCCAGGCCATTTGAAATTATTAGAAAAAGTTGGAACAATTAAAACATCAACAAATAATAAAAGTCTTTTTTTTACCCTTTCAAAACGAATAACAGATTTTTTTAATAATAACCAAACAGCAATTATTTCAAATAAAGCAAAACAAGATATTATTGCCCAAATCGGCTTTGATTATTATTTAAGTGTTCTTGTAAGTGAAGAGTTTTTGGCTTTATCATGATTTGATTTTCTTGATATTTTAAAAGAACGATTTAATGTTGTAAAAGTTGTTGTTGGATCAGATTTTTGTTTTGGTAAAGATCGTTTGGGAGATGTTGATAAGTTAATTTCCTATTTTGGCGCTGATAATGTAACTATAGTATCACGTGACCTTAATTATTCTTCATCAACAATTCGCAAATTATTACAAGAACATCAAATTATTGCTGCCAATAAAATGCTTTTTCAAAAATATCAAGTTACTGGTGTTGTTGAAAAAGGGGACCAGCAAGGGAGACTGATTAATTTTCCGACAGCTAATCATTATCTTCAAAATAAGTTATTAATTCCATATGGTGTCTATGTTTCCACTGTTATTTATCAAGATAAGCAATATCAGGGTATGACTTGTTATTGAAACAAAAATGGTCAAGAACGAGTTGAGACATATTTGTTAAATTTTGATGGTGATTTGTATTGCCAAGAATTAACAATCATATTTGAAGATTATTTGCGTTATAATATCAAAGTAAACAGTTTAGCTGAATTGAAAATAACGCTGGAAGAAGATTTAAAAAATACTATTGATTTTTTTCAAAATAAAGCATAA
- a CDS encoding DapH/DapD/GlmU-related protein, with the protein MTTNHPIDKTLWEGTISKEIIIENNVWLGVNVSVISGVIIGENSIIGPGIVATKSISKNIIVAVIPARVIKEIWLCFI; encoded by the coding sequence ATGACAACTAATCATCCTATTGATAAAACTCTTTGAGAAGGAACAATTTCAAAAGAGATTATTATTGAAAATAATGTTTGATTAGGAGTAAATGTATCAGTAATATCCGGGGTTATAATTGGCGAGAATTCAATTATAGGCCCGGGGATTGTTGCTACTAAAAGTATATCAAAAAATATTATTGTTGCTGTTATCCCTGCAAGGGTCATCAAAGAAATTTGATTATGTTTTATCTAA
- a CDS encoding type III pantothenate kinase translates to MEVLVDIGNTAIKFAISDNKNLIPFLIIPSQNILTEKYLFDKLEMGIIAIGKKLKDIRLLCLSSVRPMWDNLFRQLAQDMQWAFYQVKTNLTVPESFLAVPNPRNVGADILVGAYAAVQNYQKDNCIIVNMGTATTITLVKQKQLIGTIIMPGLETSAIALFNSAQLLQEFEYTLETDKYIGQNTKEAINLGLVNGHGYAVKSLVEHIQQQIPGLTVILTGGNSKYFQTFFPTYCSDETLIFKGLLALLIDNKVIK, encoded by the coding sequence ATGGAAGTATTAGTTGATATTGGTAATACGGCAATTAAATTTGCAATTAGTGATAATAAAAACCTTATCCCGTTTTTAATTATTCCTAGTCAAAACATTTTAACAGAAAAATATTTATTTGATAAATTAGAAATGGGAATAATAGCAATTGGCAAAAAACTAAAAGATATTCGTTTATTATGTTTATCATCAGTTCGTCCAATGTGAGATAACTTATTTCGTCAGTTAGCACAAGATATGCAATGAGCATTTTATCAAGTTAAAACAAATTTAACTGTTCCAGAAAGTTTTTTAGCTGTTCCAAATCCGCGAAATGTTGGGGCGGATATTTTAGTTGGCGCTTATGCTGCCGTTCAAAATTATCAAAAAGATAATTGTATTATTGTTAATATGGGAACAGCAACAACAATCACTTTAGTAAAACAAAAACAATTAATTGGTACGATTATTATGCCAGGGTTAGAAACGTCAGCTATTGCATTATTTAATAGTGCCCAACTATTACAAGAATTTGAATATACTTTAGAAACAGATAAGTACATTGGTCAAAATACCAAAGAAGCTATTAATTTGGGACTTGTTAATGGCCATGGTTATGCCGTTAAAAGTTTAGTTGAACATATTCAACAACAAATCCCTGGTTTAACTGTAATTTTAACTGGTGGAAATAGTAAATACTTTCAAACTTTTTTTCCAACATATTGCAGTGATGAAACCCTAATTTTCAAAGGTTTATTAGCATTATTAATTGATAATAAAGTTATTAAATAA
- a CDS encoding TMEM164 family acyltransferase — MLLTINPFEFNSPDSPILWELYSWQHIIPLIMCLGITFSLYVFPKSYAYLSKTNYFLYSLVGFQIIFMIYLRVMQAINLKAYQEAGINWTGILPFDFCALTQIFSIITVFWKNNKFFSLTIFYPLFASWLSIFIPEGQVQTNPITSIHFWEFFVAHFLSFYIYFYSYLYGKRQFDRKWIKLSALSLLIYALLMYIVNTSFGTSFIYMGKEITPGPVDFRLWLGTNFGSFVNTMFTIFVMGWGGMTLSYWLLRGLKPLYQDNGQSKLHASWIYVLINKIKVKKINQHQ; from the coding sequence ATGTTATTAACAATTAATCCTTTTGAATTTAATTCGCCAGATAGTCCAATATTATGAGAATTATATAGTTGGCAACACATTATTCCATTAATAATGTGTTTAGGAATTACTTTTTCATTATATGTTTTTCCGAAGAGTTATGCATATTTATCAAAGACTAATTATTTTTTATATTCGCTTGTTGGCTTTCAAATTATCTTTATGATTTACCTAAGAGTAATGCAAGCAATTAATTTAAAAGCATATCAAGAAGCTGGAATCAATTGAACAGGGATTTTACCATTTGATTTTTGCGCCTTAACACAAATCTTTTCAATTATCACTGTATTTTGAAAGAATAATAAGTTTTTTAGTTTAACTATTTTTTACCCACTTTTTGCTTCATGATTAAGTATTTTTATTCCAGAAGGGCAAGTTCAAACTAATCCAATCACTTCAATTCATTTTTGAGAATTCTTTGTTGCTCATTTCTTAAGTTTTTATATTTATTTTTATAGTTACTTATATGGAAAACGCCAATTTGATCGTAAATGAATCAAATTATCAGCGCTTAGTTTATTAATTTATGCCTTATTAATGTATATTGTTAATACATCATTTGGCACTAGTTTTATCTACATGGGCAAAGAAATTACCCCAGGTCCAGTTGATTTTCGTCTATGGTTAGGAACTAATTTTGGTAGTTTTGTTAATACGATGTTTACGATTTTTGTAATGGGATGAGGGGGAATGACGTTATCATACTGATTATTACGTGGTTTAAAACCACTCTATCAAGACAATGGTCAATCAAAATTACATGCTTCTTGGATTTATGTCTTAATTAATAAAATTAAAGTGAAAAAAATAAACCAGCATCAGTAA
- the rpsO gene encoding 30S ribosomal protein S15, producing the protein MISKTKKEELIAKHARGKNDTGSAEVQIALLTEDIANLTTHLQRHRKDIVSRRSLLKKVSQRKHLLAYLTKKDFARYKAIIEQLGLRK; encoded by the coding sequence ATGATTTCAAAAACAAAAAAAGAAGAATTAATTGCTAAACATGCACGCGGTAAAAATGATACTGGATCAGCAGAAGTGCAAATTGCCTTACTAACAGAAGACATTGCAAATTTAACAACTCATTTACAAAGACACCGTAAAGATATTGTTTCACGTCGTAGCTTGTTAAAAAAAGTTTCACAACGTAAACATTTATTAGCATATTTAACAAAAAAAGACTTTGCTCGTTACAAAGCAATTATTGAACAATTAGGACTTCGTAAATAG
- a CDS encoding bifunctional 5,10-methylenetetrahydrofolate dehydrogenase/5,10-methenyltetrahydrofolate cyclohydrolase has protein sequence MVNKIIDGKQISAQIKEEIKGEINARKNKGYREPKLVIIQVGDLAASTTYIKNKKIACEKVGIICEIIKQPSDISEEILVNQIKQLNNDNSVDGILVQLPLPPQINSLLITETIAIEKDVDGFSPTILGKMLLSNASPNEIVLPATPKGIMNLLEYNKIDLTGKHVVIVGRSNIVGKPIANLVLNANGTITVCHSKTKNLATLTKQADILIVAIGKANFITKEMLKKDVIIIDVGTNYDQNNKLCGDVDFANVIDYVKQITPVPGGVGPMTIAALLQNLILLYQSHL, from the coding sequence ATGGTTAACAAAATAATTGATGGGAAACAAATTAGTGCACAAATTAAAGAGGAAATAAAAGGAGAAATTAATGCAAGAAAAAATAAAGGTTATCGGGAACCAAAATTGGTTATTATTCAAGTTGGCGATTTAGCAGCTAGTACAACATATATCAAAAACAAAAAAATAGCTTGTGAAAAAGTTGGCATTATTTGTGAAATTATTAAGCAGCCCTCAGATATTAGTGAAGAAATTTTAGTAAACCAAATTAAACAGTTAAATAATGATAATAGTGTTGATGGAATCCTAGTTCAACTCCCCTTACCACCACAAATTAATTCCTTACTAATTACCGAAACAATTGCGATTGAAAAAGATGTTGATGGTTTTTCACCAACAATTCTTGGAAAAATGTTATTGAGTAATGCCTCACCAAATGAAATCGTCTTACCAGCAACACCAAAAGGAATCATGAATTTGCTTGAATACAATAAAATTGACTTAACAGGTAAGCATGTTGTTATTGTTGGGCGTAGTAATATTGTGGGAAAGCCAATTGCAAATTTAGTTTTAAATGCTAATGGGACAATTACTGTTTGTCATTCAAAAACAAAAAATTTAGCAACATTAACAAAACAAGCTGACATCTTGATAGTTGCAATAGGAAAAGCAAATTTTATCACCAAAGAAATGTTGAAAAAAGATGTTATTATTATTGATGTTGGTACCAATTATGACCAAAATAATAAATTATGTGGTGATGTAGATTTTGCAAATGTGATTGACTATGTTAAGCAAATCACTCCTGTTCCTGGTGGAGTTGGGCCAATGACAATTGCGGCTTTATTGCAAAACTTAATTTTATTATATCAATCTCATTTATAA
- the topA gene encoding type I DNA topoisomerase: protein MKYLVVLESPNKINKVKSYLEKVFPQHSFLVKASMGHITELVIKNEKYPLGIELDTMTPIFNVVENKKDTIKQLTQFANEVDKVILATDPDREGEAIAWHLQEQLKCQNKTIRLTFNEITEKAIENAFSNPGQLDYQLVNAQQSRQMIDRIMGFKLSNLLQKAENLKSAGRVQSVALKLIVDTELERKEHNKLEYWTIKQEYKDKNEIELYLDQDGKEIVKDKVLNSQEKAEQALSKITNNLVVKEIIETEFNKNIYNAYTTSSILQDANIDLNYSSEKTTTLLQHLFENGYITYPRTDSTRLNDDFVVAVHKFIATNYGQEYVGQYKPGKTKDNVQDAHEAIRPTNINLTLEKAKKEIANYDEYKLYELIYNNTLYALMANETGVKYKVLFSNNGYTFKLNFKKYHFTSYYDLQEIALDNFNYHFKVGEIITLDSKWLAEQNFTKPSSRYTEHSLIKKLEIKGVGRPSTYATIMKTLINREYIKFDKKSIYPTEDGIKAHNLLQKYFSNIINEKYTADMEKVLDRIADGEINHIEFLKLFYNNFILDFNNATNMIFKDSVKCDKCNIGYIIQRKSYKGNYFKACNNFPACKNIVS from the coding sequence TTGAAATATTTAGTAGTGTTAGAATCACCTAACAAAATTAATAAAGTAAAATCTTATCTAGAAAAAGTATTTCCTCAACATAGTTTTCTTGTAAAGGCCTCAATGGGTCATATTACAGAATTAGTAATAAAAAATGAAAAGTATCCATTGGGAATAGAATTAGATACTATGACTCCAATATTTAATGTTGTCGAAAACAAAAAAGATACTATAAAGCAATTAACTCAATTTGCTAATGAAGTTGATAAAGTTATTTTAGCAACTGACCCTGATCGAGAAGGAGAAGCTATTGCATGGCATTTGCAAGAGCAATTAAAATGTCAAAATAAAACAATTAGATTAACTTTTAATGAAATCACAGAAAAAGCAATTGAAAATGCTTTTAGTAATCCCGGGCAATTAGATTATCAATTAGTTAATGCTCAACAATCGCGCCAAATGATTGATCGTATTATGGGCTTTAAGTTATCAAATTTACTCCAAAAAGCAGAAAATTTAAAATCTGCTGGGAGAGTTCAATCAGTAGCTTTAAAGTTAATTGTAGATACTGAGTTAGAAAGAAAAGAACACAATAAGTTAGAGTACTGAACTATTAAACAAGAATATAAAGATAAAAACGAAATTGAATTATATTTAGATCAAGATGGTAAAGAAATTGTGAAAGATAAAGTTCTTAATTCACAAGAAAAAGCAGAACAAGCTTTATCTAAAATTACTAATAATCTAGTTGTAAAGGAAATCATTGAAACCGAATTCAACAAAAATATTTATAACGCATATACAACATCAAGTATTTTACAAGATGCAAATATAGATCTAAATTATTCTAGTGAAAAAACAACAACTCTATTGCAACATTTATTCGAAAATGGATATATTACTTATCCACGAACAGACTCTACAAGACTTAACGATGATTTTGTAGTAGCAGTCCATAAATTTATTGCAACAAATTATGGCCAAGAATATGTTGGTCAATATAAGCCCGGTAAGACTAAAGATAATGTGCAAGATGCACATGAAGCAATTCGGCCAACAAATATTAATTTAACACTAGAAAAAGCTAAAAAAGAAATTGCTAATTACGATGAATATAAATTATATGAATTAATTTATAACAATACCTTATATGCTTTAATGGCAAATGAAACTGGTGTTAAATATAAAGTATTATTTTCTAATAACGGATATACTTTTAAATTAAATTTTAAAAAATATCACTTTACTAGTTATTATGATTTACAAGAAATTGCTTTAGATAATTTTAATTATCATTTTAAAGTTGGAGAAATAATAACTTTAGATTCAAAATGATTAGCTGAACAAAATTTTACAAAACCTAGTTCAAGATATACAGAACATTCATTAATTAAAAAACTTGAAATTAAAGGTGTCGGAAGGCCTTCAACATATGCCACAATTATGAAAACCTTAATTAACCGTGAATATATTAAATTTGATAAGAAAAGCATTTATCCTACTGAAGATGGTATTAAAGCCCATAATTTATTGCAAAAATATTTTTCAAATATTATTAATGAAAAATATACAGCTGATATGGAAAAGGTATTAGACAGAATTGCAGATGGAGAAATTAATCATATTGAATTTCTAAAATTATTTTATAATAACTTTATTTTAGATTTTAATAATGCAACTAACATGATATTTAAAGATTCAGTTAAATGCGATAAATGTAATATTGGTTATATTATTCAGCGCAAAAGTTACAAAGGTAATTATTTTAAAGCATGTAATAACTTTCCTGCTTGCAAAAATATCGTAAGTTAG
- the coaBC gene encoding bifunctional phosphopantothenoylcysteine decarboxylase/phosphopantothenate--cysteine ligase CoaBC codes for MAKIILILTSSIAAPKGLALYQKLKVLHDVKLVLTPDVKYFLPESPPDAFSELFTQQYYDKNSKSLHIDLASQADLLVCYSASHNFIAKITTGITDNLASLVYSASDCYKMLFPAMNNVMYQSAANQRNLKQLIADGVGVFPPKVGLLACKTVGIGRAWEWEDVDQTISKYLTYLDKLKGKKVLLNFGRTKTYLDDIRYLTNNSSGLMGDALHQILTWSRCGLTTVVGDTDFPLYYDHIKVNTNQEMLGEMENYFAQQDIVICCAALNDYQIKEPFKGKIAKRQNPSLKLTLDKNIDVLAQLGLKKTHQFLVGFSAQNDFDLNYARQKLIDKNLDLLIINQTSSMQQSDNEIIFLTKTEVEKINKASKLTIAGQIIQKIISQC; via the coding sequence GTGGCTAAAATAATTTTAATTCTAACAAGTAGTATTGCTGCCCCAAAAGGTTTAGCACTATATCAAAAATTAAAAGTTCTCCATGATGTTAAATTAGTGTTAACACCAGATGTTAAGTATTTTTTACCAGAATCACCACCAGATGCTTTTAGCGAGTTATTTACTCAACAATACTATGATAAAAATAGTAAGTCACTTCACATTGATTTAGCTTCGCAAGCTGATTTATTAGTTTGTTATTCAGCAAGTCATAATTTTATTGCCAAAATTACTACTGGAATTACTGATAATTTGGCTAGTTTAGTTTATAGCGCTAGTGATTGTTATAAAATGCTGTTTCCGGCAATGAATAATGTCATGTATCAATCAGCAGCTAACCAACGTAATCTTAAACAACTAATTGCAGATGGTGTCGGAGTTTTTCCACCCAAAGTGGGGCTGTTAGCTTGTAAAACCGTTGGAATTGGCCGGGCATGAGAATGAGAAGATGTCGATCAAACAATTAGTAAATATTTAACTTATCTAGATAAGTTAAAAGGGAAAAAGGTATTACTAAATTTTGGCCGAACAAAGACATATCTTGATGATATTCGTTATTTAACAAATAATTCTTCTGGTTTAATGGGTGATGCCTTACATCAAATATTAACTTGGAGTCGCTGTGGGCTAACAACCGTTGTTGGGGATACAGATTTTCCTCTATATTATGATCATATTAAAGTTAATACTAATCAGGAAATGCTAGGGGAAATGGAAAACTACTTTGCTCAGCAAGATATCGTCATTTGCTGTGCTGCTTTAAATGATTATCAAATTAAAGAACCTTTTAAAGGTAAAATTGCAAAACGACAAAACCCATCTTTAAAATTGACATTAGATAAAAATATTGATGTTCTTGCCCAGCTGGGGTTAAAAAAGACCCACCAATTTTTAGTTGGTTTTAGTGCTCAAAATGATTTTGATTTAAATTATGCTCGTCAGAAATTAATTGATAAAAACCTTGATTTATTAATTATTAATCAAACAAGTAGTATGCAACAAAGTGATAATGAAATTATCTTTTTAACAAAAACTGAGGTTGAAAAAATTAATAAGGCCTCAAAACTAACAATTGCAGGGCAAATTATTCAAAAGATTATTAGTCAATGCTAG
- a CDS encoding DNA adenine methylase — MKFISPLIWPGGKAKHFDKIKSFLPGNFDMFIDLFCGGASVGLNVLDQNLCNQVIFNDLHTELISFWQEGIHLIELNYLKTLAYPICHVRAIKIII; from the coding sequence ATGAAATTTATTAGTCCATTAATTTGGCCGGGTGGAAAAGCTAAACATTTTGATAAAATAAAATCATTTTTACCGGGTAATTTTGATATGTTCATTGATCTATTTTGTGGGGGTGCCTCAGTTGGTTTAAATGTTTTAGACCAAAATTTATGTAATCAAGTAATTTTTAATGACTTACATACTGAATTAATTTCTTTTTGACAAGAAGGAATCCATTTAATAGAGTTAAATTATTTAAAGACACTTGCATATCCTATATGTCATGTTAGAGCAATTAAAATTATTATTTAG
- a CDS encoding formate--tetrahydrofolate ligase, with translation MKDIKAIARKLGLTTEQLIFYGNHIAKVKAEVFTSLPRKGKLILVTAINPTKAGEGKTTSAIGIADLMNHLNYSVVLALREPSLGPVFGLKGAATGGGECIIVPEPEINLHFTGDFHAITSANNLVSAVIDNILYWNNSLAIDPNKIIWQRCLDINDRALRNVTLNLGHNIVRSEHFQITAASEIMAILSLSKNLADLEERLNDTIVAYNFQQEPIYLKELKISGSIMALLKDAIRPNLVQTKYHTPAFVHCGPFANISHGTNSLIATDLALKLADYVVTETGFGSDLGFEKFNDIINLQQEYTPACTVLVVTIRALKLHGGMSEEKLDLVDLITLQKGFDHLNKHINIIKQYNLPFVVCINKFSQDDASELKCLEEWLVAQTVSYAINTTYQNGVNADSDLVNKIIAKTREDQEYQPLFNPQTTTVTAKILTICQKIYGVEKVIFSEMAEKKLNKYNASDFRHWPVCMAKNHQTISGNNDGNDNAISVRDVKINSGAKYFIIYLSDIITLPGLNRTPNANNISLIDDKIINIK, from the coding sequence ATGAAAGATATTAAAGCAATTGCAAGAAAACTTGGTCTAACAACAGAGCAATTAATTTTCTATGGTAATCATATTGCAAAAGTTAAAGCAGAGGTTTTTACCAGTCTTCCTCGCAAAGGAAAATTAATTTTAGTAACGGCAATTAATCCAACAAAAGCCGGAGAAGGTAAAACAACTTCTGCGATTGGGATTGCTGATTTAATGAATCATTTAAATTATTCAGTAGTTTTAGCTTTACGTGAGCCATCATTAGGACCTGTTTTTGGTTTAAAAGGAGCAGCCACTGGGGGTGGAGAATGTATTATTGTTCCTGAACCAGAAATTAATTTACATTTTACCGGAGATTTCCATGCTATTACTAGTGCCAATAATTTAGTTTCAGCAGTTATTGACAATATCTTATATTGAAATAATTCGTTAGCAATTGATCCTAATAAAATCATTTGACAACGTTGTCTGGATATCAATGATCGCGCTTTGCGTAATGTAACATTAAATTTAGGACATAACATTGTTCGTTCTGAGCACTTTCAAATTACCGCGGCAAGTGAAATTATGGCAATTTTATCTTTGAGCAAAAATTTAGCAGATTTAGAAGAACGTTTAAATGATACAATTGTTGCTTATAATTTCCAGCAAGAACCAATCTATTTAAAAGAATTAAAAATATCGGGATCTATTATGGCATTATTAAAAGACGCAATTCGCCCTAATCTAGTTCAAACAAAATACCATACCCCAGCTTTTGTTCATTGTGGGCCATTTGCTAATATTTCTCATGGAACAAATTCATTAATTGCAACTGATTTAGCACTAAAATTAGCTGACTATGTTGTTACTGAAACTGGGTTTGGCAGTGATTTAGGATTTGAAAAATTTAATGATATTATTAATTTGCAACAAGAATATACCCCTGCTTGTACTGTCTTAGTTGTGACAATTCGGGCTTTAAAACTTCATGGTGGAATGTCAGAAGAGAAGCTAGATTTAGTTGATTTAATTACTTTACAAAAAGGCTTTGACCATTTAAATAAGCACATAAATATTATTAAACAATATAATTTACCATTTGTAGTGTGTATTAATAAATTTTCCCAAGATGATGCTAGCGAATTGAAATGTTTAGAAGAATGATTAGTTGCTCAAACTGTCAGTTATGCTATTAATACAACTTATCAAAATGGAGTTAACGCCGATAGTGATTTGGTTAATAAAATAATTGCAAAAACAAGAGAGGACCAAGAATATCAGCCTTTATTTAATCCACAAACAACAACAGTTACTGCTAAAATTCTAACAATTTGTCAAAAGATTTATGGGGTGGAAAAGGTTATTTTTTCTGAAATGGCTGAAAAAAAACTTAATAAATATAATGCCAGTGATTTTCGTCATTGACCGGTTTGTATGGCTAAAAATCATCAAACAATTAGTGGTAATAATGATGGTAATGATAATGCAATTTCGGTTCGGGATGTTAAAATAAATTCAGGAGCAAAGTATTTTATTATTTATTTATCTGATATTATTACATTACCAGGTTTAAATAGAACCCCAAATGCTAATAATATTAGTTTAATCGATGATAAAATAATTAATATTAAATAG
- a CDS encoding IS3 family transposase — MIWYYENWIFISYKKKKQSAKWIIKNLPKYIYFYNNFKSQAKLKGMNPVQYRKSFP, encoded by the coding sequence ATGATTTGGTACTATGAAAACTGAATTTTTATATCATATAAAAAGAAAAAACAATCAGCCAAATGAATTATTAAAAATTTACCTAAATATATCTATTTTTACAACAATTTTAAGTCTCAAGCCAAATTAAAAGGAATGAATCCTGTTCAATACAGAAAATCATTCCCTTAA
- the rbfA gene encoding 30S ribosome-binding factor RbfA, translating to MKNSVKVERMQSIIVREITLIMQREIKEPLINQIIIHDVKLTSDLGYAKVYYSLLLEQKQEEVESVLESYRKEIRSKLSKKLDIYKCPELEFIYDNTLANANRINDILDKIKQ from the coding sequence ATGAAAAATTCAGTTAAAGTTGAAAGAATGCAATCAATTATTGTCCGTGAAATAACATTAATTATGCAACGCGAAATTAAAGAACCGCTAATTAACCAAATTATTATTCATGATGTTAAATTAACAAGTGACCTAGGTTATGCTAAAGTTTATTATTCATTGTTATTAGAACAAAAACAAGAAGAAGTTGAATCCGTTCTTGAAAGTTATCGTAAAGAAATTCGTAGTAAACTATCTAAAAAATTAGATATTTATAAATGTCCAGAATTAGAATTTATCTATGATAATACTTTAGCAAATGCTAATCGAATTAATGATATTTTAGATAAAATTAAGCAATAA
- the truB gene encoding tRNA pseudouridine(55) synthase TruB translates to MRTTILNDGILLIDKPVGKTSNQVIQIIKKKLGINKIGHAGTLDPLATGLLVVLLNNGTKISDYLLTADKGYDVTMKLFIKTDSGDITGKIIEEITPFKMKRKIIKKAFESFNGFIYEQYPPKYSAIKVSGKKLYEYARAEQEVQITPRTVTIQSIKFKSYNHVTQTIQFSVICSKGTYVRSLVEDIAYKMGILATVQQLTRVQSGNFKLADAVKVEDVSHNDIISMYDALFINKQPLLMYHYDEEIRQGKPIVIINHSDPNIFIIDKHKNVLAIYKHIGKHVYACQRGLWSNEQGPTLISKGEKY, encoded by the coding sequence ATGCGCACAACAATTTTAAATGATGGTATTTTATTAATTGATAAGCCAGTTGGTAAAACTAGTAACCAAGTTATTCAAATTATTAAGAAAAAATTAGGAATTAATAAAATTGGCCATGCTGGGACCCTTGATCCATTAGCGACAGGGTTATTAGTAGTATTATTAAATAATGGGACGAAAATAAGTGATTATTTATTAACAGCTGATAAAGGCTATGATGTAACAATGAAATTATTTATTAAAACTGATTCTGGGGACATAACTGGGAAAATTATCGAGGAAATTACACCATTTAAAATGAAAAGAAAAATTATTAAAAAAGCTTTTGAAAGTTTTAATGGTTTTATTTATGAGCAATATCCACCAAAATATTCGGCGATAAAAGTAAGTGGTAAAAAATTATATGAATATGCCCGTGCTGAGCAAGAGGTTCAAATTACACCACGAACAGTGACAATTCAATCAATTAAATTTAAAAGTTATAATCATGTAACACAAACAATTCAATTTAGTGTGATTTGTTCAAAGGGAACATATGTTCGTAGTTTAGTTGAAGATATTGCTTATAAAATGGGGATTCTGGCAACCGTTCAACAATTAACTCGTGTACAATCAGGAAATTTTAAGTTAGCAGATGCTGTTAAAGTTGAAGATGTTAGCCACAATGATATTATTTCTATGTATGATGCCTTGTTTATTAATAAGCAACCATTATTAATGTATCATTATGATGAAGAAATTCGTCAAGGAAAACCAATTGTAATTATTAATCATAGTGATCCAAACATTTTTATTATTGATAAGCATAAAAATGTTTTAGCAATTTATAAACATATTGGTAAGCATGTATACGCTTGTCAACGAGGATTATGATCAAATGAACAAGGCCCTACGTTAATAAGTAAAGGGGAAAAGTACTAA